One genomic region from Phoenix dactylifera cultivar Barhee BC4 unplaced genomic scaffold, palm_55x_up_171113_PBpolish2nd_filt_p 000599F, whole genome shotgun sequence encodes:
- the LOC103696776 gene encoding uncharacterized protein LOC103696776, translating into MPTVWFALKKSLYCKSGPSDVHDPKARGQLGAILTRRTSRSGCSRSIANLKDVIHGSKRHLERPPSCSPRSIGSSEFLNPITHEVILSNSRCELKITGFGGCHEGESEVGSTYVGTLRPGTPGPGGQFGLQCNPSFRGASTTPPRRSPGLFGDKEVYGFGGSSLSSAVFGNGGGGVRHASLSPRPSHEAGSHISSANITCHKCREQFGKLEGLEAHHLSKHAVTELVEGDSSRKIVEMICRTSLVKSESSRWRIERVLKVHNMQKTLARFEEYREMVKIRASKLPKKHPRCLADGNELLRFYGTTIGCSLGMNGTSSLCASEKCSVCRIIRHGFSMKKELNGGIGVFTTSTSGRAFESIEIYGDDPSIKKALLVCRVIAGRVHKPLDNFQELAGQSGFDSMAGKVGLYANIEELYLLNPQALLPCFVVICKS; encoded by the exons ATGCCAACAGTCTGGTTTGCTCTGAAGAAGTCCCTCTACTGCAAATCTGGGCCATCTGATGTCCATGATCCAAAGGCCAGGGGGCAGTTGGGAGCCATTTTGACAAGGAGAACATCGAGGTCCGGGTGCTCGAGATCTATAGCCAACCTCAAGGATGTCATCCATGGGAGCAAAAGGCACCTGGAGAGGCCACCAAGCTGCAGCCCAAGATCCATTGGGAGCAGTGAGTTTCTGAATCCAATCACCCATGAGGTCATCCTTAGCAACTCCAGGTGCGAGCTCAAGATAACTGGTTTTGGGGGCTGCCATGAGGGGGAGTCCGAGGTTGGCTCAACCTACGTGGGTACTCTTAGGCCAGGGACCCCAGGGCCAGGGGGCCAATTTGGCCTCCAATGCAACCCTTCCTTCAGGGGAGCCAGCACCACCCCTCCAAGGAGGTCACCCGGTTTGTTTGGTGACAAGGAGGTCTATGGCTTTGGGGGTTCATCTCTTTCTAGTGCTGTGTTTGGTAATGGTGGTGGTGGAGTTCGCCATGCTTCCTTAAGTCCTAGGCCCTCTCATGAGGCAGGGTCACATATCTCCTCTGCTAATATCACCTGCCATAAGTGTAGGGAGCAGTTTGGGAAGTTGGAAGGATTGGAAGCACACCATCTCTCCAAGCATGCAG TTACTGAACTTGTGGAAGGAGACTCCTCTAGAAAGATAGTTGAAATGATATGTAGAACAAGCTTGGTAAAGTCTGAGAGCAGCCGTTGGAGGATAGAGAGAGTCCTCAAGGTCCATAACATGCAAAAAACACTTGCTCGATTCGAAGAATACCGGGAAATGGTGAAGATTAGAGCCAGCAAACTCCCCAAGAAGCACCCCCGTTGCCTGGCCGATGGCAATGAACTGCTAAGATTCTATGGCACCACAATTGGCTGTTCTCTTGGAATGAATGGCACTTCGAGCCTCTGCGCATCGGAGAAGTGCAGCGTATGCCGGATTATAAGACATGGATTCTCTATGAAGAAGGAATTGAATGGAGGAATTGGGGTGTTTACGACTTCCACCAGCGGGAGAGCATTTGAATCTATTGAAATATATGGAGATGATCCATCAATAAAGAAGGCATTGCTGGTTTGTAGGGTGATAGCAGGCAGGGTTCACAAGCCATTGGATAACTTTCAAGAGTTAGCAGGACAGTCTGGGTTCGACTCAATGGCTGGGAAAGTGGGCCTCTATGCCAACATTGAGGAGCTCTATTTGCTTAATCCGCAAGCGCTTCTACCTTGTTTTGTGGTAATCTGTAAATCCTGA
- the LOC103696775 gene encoding formin-like protein 11: MRRKKRDSVGRSKQEMMMGFRKYGFAVVCVILFHVLVTRGSAGRQRLFLGLRDFSLVQASPDTNEDAVEQMWLNCGIDIKDIKEVATSFDHSFTKGSIQETITLLPPETKHTFLNCLRKQNFLSPVSQEDSLRNWHGFYFESLGWHPALRRRLADQPSPSAPPAWAPASAPLSPVSQGAGVQPPLYGRAPSSVSAPSSVPAPASPAFPNQVFQDVTSSAQSPLSEFSPDSAPVVSAGKQNNSRKSVVIAIILTATSTSFLAAGIFICYKRCHRNNGYSRYSQRDDRPLLNLSLSDFSDIGSSEKSSGQGNPIDSNKLGALPLKPDPSQNDHVSFLHTGSAQISPSDSLISNLSTETSNAPSNTPPKSPPPPPMPPVPKAAPSPPAPPPPPPNKKPGAPPPPPPKAVLPPRPPLARLHQQPSVGPKPPPGLPFSVNADTNAPKAKLKPFFWDKVLANPDQSMVWNQIKSGSFQFNEEMIESLFGYSSADKYKSEGKKESLLKDPSPQYVRILDPKKSHNLAISLRALNVRIEEVCDALREGNELPTELIQTLLKMSPTADEELRLRLYTGDPARIGPAEQFIKALVDIPFAYQRLDAMLLMASLPEEALSTKQSFSTLKVACTELRNSRLFLKLLEAVLKTGNRMNDGTYRGGAQAFKLDTLLKLADVKGTDGKTTLLHFVVQEIIRSEGVRAIRLAREQSGSNSSLNLDIFTDDTFQDSEDHYHKLGLKVVSGLGHELENVKKAAGLDADALTSTVASLGHRLVKTKEFQNTSMKSMEEESGFHHSLKCFIEQAEADVTFLLEEEKRIRLLVKSTVDYFHGSAGKDEGFHLFVIVRDFLGMVAKACKEVRELRKKVTRTPGRETRTSSPVRDPRQLLFPAIRDRRVDSSSSDDDEN, from the exons ATGAGGAGAAAAAAGCGAGACTCGGTTGGAAGATCGAAGCAAGAAATGATGATGGGTTTCAGAAAGTATGGATTCGCCGTCGTTTGTGTCATCTTGTTTCATGTTCTGGTGACGAGAGGTTCTGCGGGGAGGCAGAGGCTCTTCTTGGGTTTGAGAGATTTTTCTTTGGTGCAGGCATCTCCAGATACAAATGAAGATGCG GTCGAACAGATGTGGCTTAATTGTGGTATAGATATTAAAGACATAAAAGAAGTTGCAACAAGTTTTGATCACTCTTTTACGAAAGGCAGCATACAGGAAACCATAACTCTTCTTCCTCCAGAAACTAAGCACACCTTTCTAAATTGTTTGAGAAAGCAAAACTTTCTATCGCCAGTCTCTCAAGAGGACAGTTTGAGAAATTGGCATGGTTTTTATTTTGAGTCATTAGGCTGGCATCCTGCTTTAAGAAGGCGTTTAGCTGATCAACCTTCTCCAAGTGCACCACCTGCCTGGGCCCCAGCCTCAGCTCCTTTATCACCTGTATCCCAGGGCGCTGGAGTTCAACCACCTCTTTATGGTCGAGCACCATCCTCTGTTTCTGCACCATCATCTGTTCCAGCACCTGCAAGCCCAGCATTTCCTAATCAAGTTTTTCAAGATGTTACTTCCAGTGCCCAGTCTCCACTATCTGAATTTAGTCCAGATTCTGCTCCAGTTGTATCTGCAGGGAAGCAAAACAATAGCAGAAAATCAGTTGTTATTGCCATTATTCTAACGGCAACAAGCACATCTTTTCTTGCAGCAGGCATCTTTATTTGCTATAAGAGATGCCATAGAAACAATGGCTACTCAAGATACAGCCAAAGGGATGATAGGCCACTTCTGAATTTGAGTTTGAGTGACTTCTCTGATATTG GTTCTTCAGAAAAGTCTTCAGGCCAAGGAAACCCAATTGACTCGAATAAATTGGGGGCTTTGCCTTTAAAACCTGACCCTAGCCAAAATGATCATGTCTCATTTTTACATACTGGCTCAGCTCAAATTTCACCATCCGACTCACTGATTTCCAACTTGTCTACTGAGACTTCTAATGCACCAAGCAATACTCCACCAAAATCACCACCTCCTCCACCAATGCCTCCTGTTCCAAAGGCTGCTCCCTCCCCTCCTGCCCCACCACCTCCACCACCCAATAAGAAGCCTGGTGCGCCCCCTCCACCACCTCCAAAAGCTGTTTTACCTCCTCGTCCGCCATTAGCAAGATTACATCAGCAACCATCAGTTGGGCCAAAACCACCTCCTGGTCTGCCTTTCAGTGTGAATGCTGACACTAATGCACCAAAAGCCAAGCTGAAGCCATTCTTCTGGGATAAAGTTCTTGCGAACCCTGATCAGTCTATGGTCTGGAATCAGATTAAATCGGGTTCCTTCCA GTTTAATGAagagatgatagaaagtctatttGGTTACAGCTCTGCTGATAAATACAAGAGCGAAGGAAAGAAGGAGTCATTACTCAAAGATCCTTCTCCTCAATATGTTCgaattcttgatccaaaaaagtCACACAATTTAGCAATTTCATTAAGGGCACTGAATGTGAGAATAGAAGAAGTCTGCGATGCACTTAGGGAAG GAAATGAGCTTCCTACAGAATTAATCCAAACGTTGCTAAAAATGTCTCCTACTGCTGATGAAGAGCTACGGCTCAGACTATATACTGGTGATCCTGCCCGAATTGGCCCTGCAGAACAGTTCATAAAGGCGCTGGTGGATATCCCTTTTGCTTATCAACGGTTAGATGCAATGCTTTTAATGGCTTCTCTACCTGAGGAAGCCTTGAGCACTAAGCAGTCATTTTCAACATTAAAG GTAGCATGTACAGAGCTCAGAAATAGTCGTCTATTTTTAAAGCTATTAGAAGCTGTTCTTAAAACCGGTAATCGCATGAATGATGGTACCTACCGTGGAGGAGCACAAGCCTTCAAACTTGACACACTCCTGAAGCTGGCAGATGTCAAAGGAACTGATGGGAAGACAACATTGTTACATTTTGTCGTTCAAGAGATTATCCGATCTGAAGGTGTGCGTGCTATTCGTCTGGCCAGGGAGCAGAGTGGGAGTAACTCCAGTCTGAATTTGGATATATTTACTGATGATACTTTCCAAGACTCTGAAGACCATTACCATAAACTTGGCCTTAAAGTTGTTTCAGGGTTAGGCCATGAACTTGAGAATGTCAAGAAGGCAGCAGGTTTGGATGCCGATGCTTTAACTAGTACAGTGGCAAGTCTTGGCCATAGGCTGGTGAAGACAAAAGAGTTCCAGAATACAAGCATGAAAAGCATGGAGGAAGAAAGTGGTTTTCACCACTCACTCAAGTGTTTCATAGAGCAAGCTGAAGCTGATGTCACTTTCTTACtggaggaagaaaagagaatAAGATTATTGGTGAAGAGCACTGTTGATTATTTCCATGGAAGTGCAGGGAAGGATGAGGGATTTCATCTGTTTGTGATTGTCCGGGACTTTCTTGGGATGGTAGCCAAGGCATGCAAAGAAGTGAGAGAATTACGGAAGAAAGTAACAAGAACGCCAGGTAGGgaaacaagaacatcttcaccTGTTCGAGATCCACGACAGTTGCTTTTTCCAGCAATAAGGGATCGGCGGGTTGATAGTTCCAgttctgatgatgatgagaaCTAA